In Pseudobdellovibrio exovorus JSS, the genomic stretch AGGCAACATAAAACCCATGAGCACCTCATCTGAAACGACAGAAAAAAGAATATGGGAAGAGGAATATAAGATCACCTCTTACCTTGTGAACCTACGTGGACGCGCAGGGCTTTATGCCATTTTAAATTTGATTCAAGATGTGGGCTGGATGCATGCGATTGCGGCGCAAGTACGTCTTCCTGCAAATCTGGCGTGGGTGTTTACTCGCCAAAAGCTCGTGATGTCGCAGTGGCCGAAGTGGAATGAAACTATCAGTATTCGCACGTGGCTGCGCCCACCGGAAAGCGCGGCGTTTATTTTGCGTGATTATGAGATCATTTTAAATGGTCAGGTGATTGGAACCTGCACCAGTACTTTTGCTGTTATTGACACACAAACTCGTAAGATTGCAGCACAAGAGTGGTCTGAATACGAACAACTCTTTCGCACAGGGACTGCATTACCTCATCATCCAGTGAAGATTCCCTATCGTGAGGACGCACAGGATTTAACTGTCTTTGAAGTGCGTAATAGTGACATTGATCTTAACAATCATGTTAACAATACCAAATATGCGAAGTGGATTTTAGATTCTATTTCGATTGATACCCTCCGTGCCGGAGTCGATTTACTAGAATATGAAGTGAACTTCCTAGCAGAAGCAAGGTCCGGAGACCGCGTAACCGTACAAAGCTGTGCCGAAGAAAAGTTAGAAGGCCAAAGCGATAGTGCCACCGCTTTGATTCAGTTCCAAGGCGTACGTGTGTCCGATAAAAAGACCATCTTTACTGCGAAACTTCGCGTAAGATAAAATAAATAAACGAGTAAAAATTATGATTAAGAAAATATCTGTAGCTATGTTGGTTGTCATTTTAGGCCTTGTGGCTTTCGGACCGGGGTGGGTGTATTGGCGTTCTCCGCATGTTCGTCCTGTTGAAATCAGCGAAGATTTTCTGAGCTACGTTCACAATAAAGAAGCGAGTTTTACTGGAGTCAAACAAGATAACAGTTCTTTTTTCGCTTTCAATGCCCCTCAGACTCAGTCAACAGATGTGGCACTCGTTTATCTACATGGTTTTTCAGCGAGTCCGCGCGAGATTTCTCCGGTAATGGAAAGTGTAGGGGCAATGACGAAGTCCCATGTGTATTTTCCTCGCTTAGCAGGTCATGGGTTACAAGACGGGCAGATGTTTGACCTCACGTCTGATGAGTTATTTCAAGATGCAGAAGAGTCATACCAAGTGGCCAAACGCCTAGGAAAAAAAATCGTTTTAGTAGGCACATCTACAGGGGGAACTCTGGCGTTGTGGCTGGCGTCCCGTCATTCTGATATTGCAGGTTTAGTTTTGATTTCTCCGAACTTAGGAATACGCGATCCACGTGGCTTCTTAGCTGGTGGACCTCTGGGGTATTGGATCGCACGCGCAGTAGTTGGACCATATCATCAATGGAAACCACGCAATCCAGAACAAGAAAAATTCTGGACAACGAAGTACAGTGTCAACGGAGTGCGTGCCATGACCGATGTGGTTCGTGAAGTCGAGCGTTTAGACTTTTCAAAAATACAAATTCCAACATTGATGTTGTGGACGGAAAAAGATCGTGTGGTGAATATAGAAAGAGCTAAAGAGCTACTTAGTCAGATGTCGTCTTCAACTAAAGAGTTTGTAGAAATTAAATCTAACAATCATGTCTTAGCCGGGAATATCACATCACCCGAGACAACAAATGATGTTGTTGATGTGGTGTCTAAATTTGTTTTAGATCTAAAATAAACAAAAACTCTTTTGATAGAATTGCTTATTAAGACGAAATAAGCAGGTTTTCGCAAGAGTTGAAAACCAAATGAAATCAAACATTGAATTTCTTGTGTTTTGAATGAGGCCGCCTTATGTGTAGTGAAACATCTATGACTGAGGAGGTCTAAGTATGGATCGTGAAGTCAAAACCGTCATGCACTCGATTAAGTTTAGAACGTTAACTGTAAAAGAAATCAAAATGTTAAATCCAAAGATGAAGGAAGTTACTTTTACTTCAGAAGATTTACAGGATTTTGTTAGCGCGTCTCCGGATGATCATATTAAGCTTTTCTTTCCTTATCCAGATGAAGAGGTGGCGCAAAAACCAGATCTATCAAAAGAAGCGACTGAAAGTAGTCGTCCACCAATTATGCGTGATTATACTCCGCGCGCTTATAATAATGAAAAACAAGAACTCATAATTGATTTCTTCTTGCATGCAGAAGGCGCTGGAGCGAATTGGGCACGTCAAGCGCAAGTCGGTTCAAAACTTCTAATTGCAGGTCCACGGGGATCGCGTGTTGTTCCGTATACTTTTGATGGCTACTGGCTCATCGGGGATGAGTCGTTTATGCCCTCAGTGGCGCGGCGATTAGAGGAAATTCCAGCGGACATCCCTGTGGATGTTGTTTTAATTCTAAATGAGGAAGAAAATAAGATTGCTCTTCCAGAAAGAAAGAATCTCAAGGTACAATGGTTTTATAAAGCGTCGGCCCAGATAGAAGATTATGTTCAAATCTTGTCGGAAAAAGCGAAACCACAAGGGGACTACTACGCTTGGGTCGGCTGTGAAAAACAAATTGCGATGGCCTTAAAAGATGTTCTGGCGAAAAATTTTGGATTTAATCCGGAATGGGTTTCGGCAAAAGGGTATTGGAGTAAATAAGAGTATTATGCGTTCAAAAATCGGTTTCATTTATATTTTAAGTGCGGTTATACAAGTCAGTTCACTCTTAAGCCCAAATTCAGCGTGGGCAGAGCCATCTGATATCTATGTGATCCGTCATGCTGAAAAACCGAATGATGACAGTCAGACACATCTCTCTAAAAAAGGTTATGAACGCGCACAGGCACTAGTTCAGGTTTTCAGTTCTGAAAATAGTCGATTTAAAGTGCCACAGGTGATTGTGGCTCAACACCCTAGAAAGAAAAAAGGCTCGATTCGCTCGATTGAAACGGCCGCGCCTTTGGCGGAGTCTCTGGGCCTTGAAGTTGATACGTCGTTCGAGGTCAAAGATGCCCTCAATATGGCGAGACATGTTCTATCATCTGACGAAACTGATGGAAAAGTTGTTTTGATCGTCTGGGGACATGACGAGATTCCAGACATTGCTAAAGCTTTTGGAGCTAAGAACCTTTCTTATTGGAGGTCTCAGGATTTTGATCGCGTTTGGTATTTTAAATTTCGTAATGGCAAACTAGAGCGATCTGAAAACCTACCAATGCAGGCATTACCCGGCGATTC encodes the following:
- a CDS encoding acyl-[acyl-carrier-protein] thioesterase → MSTSSETTEKRIWEEEYKITSYLVNLRGRAGLYAILNLIQDVGWMHAIAAQVRLPANLAWVFTRQKLVMSQWPKWNETISIRTWLRPPESAAFILRDYEIILNGQVIGTCTSTFAVIDTQTRKIAAQEWSEYEQLFRTGTALPHHPVKIPYREDAQDLTVFEVRNSDIDLNNHVNNTKYAKWILDSISIDTLRAGVDLLEYEVNFLAEARSGDRVTVQSCAEEKLEGQSDSATALIQFQGVRVSDKKTIFTAKLRVR
- a CDS encoding alpha/beta hydrolase, with translation MIKKISVAMLVVILGLVAFGPGWVYWRSPHVRPVEISEDFLSYVHNKEASFTGVKQDNSSFFAFNAPQTQSTDVALVYLHGFSASPREISPVMESVGAMTKSHVYFPRLAGHGLQDGQMFDLTSDELFQDAEESYQVAKRLGKKIVLVGTSTGGTLALWLASRHSDIAGLVLISPNLGIRDPRGFLAGGPLGYWIARAVVGPYHQWKPRNPEQEKFWTTKYSVNGVRAMTDVVREVERLDFSKIQIPTLMLWTEKDRVVNIERAKELLSQMSSSTKEFVEIKSNNHVLAGNITSPETTNDVVDVVSKFVLDLK
- a CDS encoding siderophore-interacting protein produces the protein MDREVKTVMHSIKFRTLTVKEIKMLNPKMKEVTFTSEDLQDFVSASPDDHIKLFFPYPDEEVAQKPDLSKEATESSRPPIMRDYTPRAYNNEKQELIIDFFLHAEGAGANWARQAQVGSKLLIAGPRGSRVVPYTFDGYWLIGDESFMPSVARRLEEIPADIPVDVVLILNEEENKIALPERKNLKVQWFYKASAQIEDYVQILSEKAKPQGDYYAWVGCEKQIAMALKDVLAKNFGFNPEWVSAKGYWSK
- a CDS encoding histidine phosphatase family protein, producing the protein MRSKIGFIYILSAVIQVSSLLSPNSAWAEPSDIYVIRHAEKPNDDSQTHLSKKGYERAQALVQVFSSENSRFKVPQVIVAQHPRKKKGSIRSIETAAPLAESLGLEVDTSFEVKDALNMARHVLSSDETDGKVVLIVWGHDEIPDIAKAFGAKNLSYWRSQDFDRVWYFKFRNGKLERSENLPMQALPGDSKK